The Patescibacteria group bacterium sequence GATGCACTGCCTTATATTCCAAGACGACAATTCGACGATGAACATACACTGGGAGGTGCGTTAAGTTCAAATATTGGAAGGATTGCAGATCAGTTAAATGCAAGACTAGTAGTAGCATTCACACATACAGGTCGTGCAGCTCATCGAATAGCTCGACATAGATATCCGCAAACAATTATAGCTTTATGTCCAGTCCCCTCGAGGATTAGATGGATGTGTTTTTCCTGGGGGGTATCACCTTTTCTTATCAGTCCGACACAAGGATTTAGCGATATGCGATCTCAAGCAAGAGATATAGCAATTAAAAATCCAATTCTCAAACTTAAAAAAGGAGAACCATTTCTTATTGTTGCTGGTATGCCATTTGGACAAAGCGGTACAACTAATATGATTTTTATTGATAGAATATAATCTATCTTGCAATAAATTGATGCAGTTATTTTCTTTGCAGCATTTTGATTTGATCACGAAGAATCATTGCGGTTTCAAAATCCAATCTATCTGCAGATTCTCTCATTTCTTTTCGCAGTTTTTTTATGAGATCTTCTTTTTCATCGGGTAAAAGTACATCCTTTTTCCCCATTTGAATTAGAAAATCAATTGACAATTTTTTCTTTTCATCTTCATTATCTTCACTTTCAATAAGCTTTGCTTTAATTGCTTTTTCAACACTTCTGGGAGTTATTTTGTGTTTTTTATTATATTCAAGTTGGACAGCTCGTCTTCTCTCAACCTCTGATATTGCTTCTTCCATTGAGTAAGTCATATTATCAGCATAAAGGATGACCTCTGAATCAACATTGCGAGCGGCACGACCCATTGTCTGTATCAAAGAAGTTTTACTGCGAAGAAATCCTTCTTTATCAGCATCAAGTATAGCCACTAGGGTAACTTCTGGAAGATCAATCCCCTCTCTTAGTAAATTAATCCCGACCAAGACATCTACATCTCCAAGTCGTAGTTGATCTAAAATGTCTTGCCTATCCAAAGTTTCGATATCTGAATGTAGATAAGTAACTTTTATTCCTTGTTCCTCAAGATACGAGGATAATTCCTCAGCCATACGTTTTGTAAGAGTAGTAACTAGTACTCTTTGATTTTTATTAATTCTTTTTTTTATCTCATTCATGAGATCTTTTATTTGTCCTTGTGTTGGTCGTACACTCACTTTGGGATCAACAATACCTGTTGGACGAATTAATTGTTCAACCACTCCGTCTTCTTCCTTTGCAAGAGAGAGTTCATATTCATCAGGAGTCGCCGAAACATAAATTGCCTGTTTGACTCTTCTTAGAAACTCTTCAAACTTCAGTGGACGATTATCTAGTGCAGAAGGCAAACGAAATCCATACTCTATAAGGACTTCCTTGCGTGCTTTATCTCCATTGTACATTCCTCTAATTTGGGGAAGTGTAATATGTGACTCATCAATAACAAGTAGCCAATCTTTTCCTTTATGATCGAAGTAATCAATTAGTGTATATGGTGGATCGCCTGGATTTCGTCCATCAAAGTAAACAGAATAATTTTCAATTCCATTAACATAACCTACTTCCCGAATCATTTCTAGATCAAAATTGGTTCTTTGTATTAGACGTTGTGCCTCAAGTATTTTTCCTTTTGATCGAAGCCATGCTGCATGTTTATGAAGATCTGAGCGAATTTTTGCAAAAGCTATATCATATGTTTGAGGATCTGTCATATAATGTTTGGCAGGATAAATTACAGTTTTTTTCATAATTTCAATAGTCTCTCCTGTAAGCGGATCAAATTTTCTGATATCGCTTACTTTGTCCATCCAGAGTTCTATTCGTAGACCGCTGTCAAGATATGCTGGAAATACTTCGATTGTTCCTCCTCTGACACGAAAAGATCCGCGCTTAAACTCGTAATCATTGCGATCATACTGAAGGTCAGCCAGACGAAGAAGAATATCTCTTTGAGTCGTTTTCATGCCTACTGCAACTTCAAGAATAAATTTTCCGTACTCAATAGGTGAGCCAATATTGTAAATACACGAAACAGAAGCAACAACGATAACGTCGTCTCTTGTAAGAAGATTTGTAGTTGCTGAAAGTCTGAGTTTATCTATCTCTTCATTAATCTCTGCTTCCTTTTCGATATATGTATCTGTTTGAGGAACATAGGCCTCTGGTTGATAATAATCGTAGTAAGAAACGAAATAAGATACAGCGTTGTTGGGGAAGAAATCTCGAAATTCTTGATATAATTGCGCAGCAAGTGTTTTATTGTGAGAAATAACAAGGGTAGGTTTTTGAACTTTATTGATGACATTCGCTATAGTAAATGTTTTCCCACTACCTGTGACGCCCAATAACACTTGGTTGCGTTTTCCATTGATGATGCCACTGGAAAGTTTTTCAATAGCTTGTGGTTGATCACCGGTTGGTTTAAAATCAGAAACAAGTCTGAAATTCATGGCTGTATTGTATCATAAAGTGCTTATTCAACTGAGATCATCAATTAAAATTTTTGGATAATTAAATAAAAACATGAATTTATATCTAGCGTTATTTTTTAATATTTGCATTTTATAATTTGTAATCTTTTGTTATATTTCGTCTTATTGACAAAAATACACGAATAATCGTATATTTTTTACAGACATAAACAAACTATTAGCAAATAAGTTTGTGTTCTAACTCTTATGCCCGGAGTATTATACAGAAAAGAAAGAGAACTACTTGAATATTTAGCACAATTTCAAAAAATACATGGATATTCACCTACACTTAGAGAAATGGCAGATGCAACAGGTCATCGAAGCGTTTCTACGATCCATACGATTATTCGCAATTTAGTGGATAAAGGATATATTCAAAAAGTAGATGGCAATGCCCGGATATTAAAGATTCTTGATGAGAGTATAATTCCTACAATGTCTGGTGTTCAACCATCTATTGAGCTTCCTTTAATGGGTTACATTGCAGCTGGGAAGCCACTTGAACCTCATACAGATCCTAATGCAACTTTTCAAGTTTCAGCTTCAATGATGTCAGGGCTAAAGACGTCATATGTACTTCAAGTAAAAGGAGATTCCATGATAGAGGATGGCATACTGGATGGAGATTATGTTGTGATTGAGAAAGTAAATGATGCCCAAAATGGAGAGATTGTAGTTGCGTTAGTAGATGATAATTTAGCGACACTCAAGAGGTTTTATAGAGAAAATGGAAAAATCGTTTTGAAACCTGCTAACTCCAAAATGGATCCAATTTATCCAAACAGCATACGCATACAAGGTAGAGTAGTTGGTCTTGTGAGACGTTATATATAAATATTTTTTATTTTTTCCTCCCCATGATACAATACCGTCATGGGAACACTATATATCGTCTCTACTCCAATTGGCAATTTAGAAGATATCACAATTCGTGCAATTAAAACTCTTTTCTCAGTTGATGGTATTGCTTGTGAGGATACACGCAAAACCGGGATTCTCATGCAAGAACTTCAAAAACGTTATCCCTCTATTATCAATTCTATTGAGAATAGGCAATATCAAAGGCTTATTTCCTATTATGAAGAAAACGAAGATAAGAGAATTCCTGAGATTATTACAGCTCTTAAAAATAATTTAGAGATTGCTTTGGTGTCAGATGCTGGAACACCACTCATATCAGATCCAGGATTTCGACTCGTTCGAGAGTGTATCAAAGAGGGGATTAAAATTATCTCTATTCCTGGTGCATCCTCTATTTTGGCTGCGCTCACTAGCTCAGGTCTCCCAACTGATAAATTTATTTTTGTGGGATATCCACCCCGAAAAGAAGGCAATCGTATCAAATTTTTTAATAATATCAAAAAATCACAAGAGTCATTAGTATCAACTATCATTATTTTTGAATCGCCACATAGACTTCTTAAGACCTTACAAGAGTTGCATTCAATATTTGCAGATATTCCGATTGTCATCGCACGAGAACTAACCAAAATTCACGAAGAAGTGAGATTTGAGAGGATAAGTGAAGCGATTGTTCATTTTAGTACACATTCTCCTAAAGGAGAGTTTGTCTTACTTATGAATACAGCTTTAGCATAAATATATGAATGAAGATATTAAACGCGAGATAGAAATTATAAAAAAATACCAAAAAAATAGAGAGTTAGAGAAGTTATGGGAGATCAGTTTGACAAGAAAGATCAGC is a genomic window containing:
- the rsmI gene encoding ribosomal RNA small subunit methyltransferase I; its protein translation is MGTLYIVSTPIGNLEDITIRAIKTLFSVDGIACEDTRKTGILMQELQKRYPSIINSIENRQYQRLISYYEENEDKRIPEIITALKNNLEIALVSDAGTPLISDPGFRLVRECIKEGIKIISIPGASSILAALTSSGLPTDKFIFVGYPPRKEGNRIKFFNNIKKSQESLVSTIIIFESPHRLLKTLQELHSIFADIPIVIARELTKIHEEVRFERISEAIVHFSTHSPKGEFVLLMNTALA
- the lexA gene encoding LexA repressor, translating into MPGVLYRKERELLEYLAQFQKIHGYSPTLREMADATGHRSVSTIHTIIRNLVDKGYIQKVDGNARILKILDESIIPTMSGVQPSIELPLMGYIAAGKPLEPHTDPNATFQVSASMMSGLKTSYVLQVKGDSMIEDGILDGDYVVIEKVNDAQNGEIVVALVDDNLATLKRFYRENGKIVLKPANSKMDPIYPNSIRIQGRVVGLVRRYI
- the uvrB gene encoding UvrABC system protein B yields the protein MNFRLVSDFKPTGDQPQAIEKLSSGIINGKRNQVLLGVTGSGKTFTIANVINKVQKPTLVISHNKTLAAQLYQEFRDFFPNNAVSYFVSYYDYYQPEAYVPQTDTYIEKEAEINEEIDKLRLSATTNLLTRDDVIVVASVSCIYNIGSPIEYGKFILEVAVGMKTTQRDILLRLADLQYDRNDYEFKRGSFRVRGGTIEVFPAYLDSGLRIELWMDKVSDIRKFDPLTGETIEIMKKTVIYPAKHYMTDPQTYDIAFAKIRSDLHKHAAWLRSKGKILEAQRLIQRTNFDLEMIREVGYVNGIENYSVYFDGRNPGDPPYTLIDYFDHKGKDWLLVIDESHITLPQIRGMYNGDKARKEVLIEYGFRLPSALDNRPLKFEEFLRRVKQAIYVSATPDEYELSLAKEEDGVVEQLIRPTGIVDPKVSVRPTQGQIKDLMNEIKKRINKNQRVLVTTLTKRMAEELSSYLEEQGIKVTYLHSDIETLDRQDILDQLRLGDVDVLVGINLLREGIDLPEVTLVAILDADKEGFLRSKTSLIQTMGRAARNVDSEVILYADNMTYSMEEAISEVERRRAVQLEYNKKHKITPRSVEKAIKAKLIESEDNEDEKKKLSIDFLIQMGKKDVLLPDEKEDLIKKLRKEMRESADRLDFETAMILRDQIKMLQRK